A region of Silurus meridionalis isolate SWU-2019-XX chromosome 17, ASM1480568v1, whole genome shotgun sequence DNA encodes the following proteins:
- the wrap73 gene encoding WD repeat-containing protein WRAP73 isoform X2, whose product MNFSELLKQSNQLCRLSPDGKYLATCVQYRLVVRDVRNLQILQLYTCLDQVAHMEWSSDSLFILCAMYKRGLVQVWSLEQPDWRCKIDEGSIGLVSSRWSPDGRHILNTTEFHLRITVWSLCNKSVSYIKYPKSCQKGLDFSADGRYMALAERRDCKDYISIFVCDDWHLLRHFETESQDLAGVEWSPNGCVLAVWDASLEYKILLYSLDGRLLSNYSAYEWSLGIKSVAWSPSSQFLAIGSYDEKVRILNHITWKKLIEFEHPATIANSKAVVYREVEKRPVVGTEDLSSHQIAMTSPLFNTQSKYEIASLPVQVSVVKPDPDRANPKIGISAVAFSSDNRYLATKNDSMAQCVWLWDMQRLSLQAVLEHTSAVRCFAWDPRRPRLALCTGNAKLYLWSPARCVSVKVQVEGVDKW is encoded by the exons ATGAATTTCTCCGAGCTCTTGAAGCAATCTAACCAGCTGTGCAGACTCTCGCCTGATGGAAAGTATTTG GCCACCTGTGTTCAGTATCGCCTGGTAGTGCGGGATGTCAGGAATCTGCAGATATTGCAGCTTTACACCTGTCTGGACCAGGTGGCGCACATGGAGTGGTCTTCAGACTCCCTCTTCATCCTTTGTGCGATGTACAAAAGAGGGCTTGTGCAG GTGTGGTCTCTGGAGCAGCCAGACTGGCGTTGTAAGATAGACGAGGGCTCGATCGGACTCGTCTCCTCACGCTGGAGTCCAGACGGACGTCACATACTCAACACCACCGAGTTTCAC TTAAGAATCACCGTCTGGTCCCTTTGCAACAAATCTGTTTCCTACATCAAATACCCGAAATCCTGTCAGaaag GGTTGGACTTCAGTGCCGACGGACGCTACATGGCCCTAGCTGAGCGAAGAGACTGCAAAGATTACATTAGTATATTTGTTTGTGATGACTGGCATCTTCTCAGG CATTTTGAGACGGAATCCCAGGATCTAGCGGGCGTGGAGTGGTCTCCTAATGGCTGTGTGCTTGCGGTGTGGGATGCCTCTCTTGAG TACAAAATATTGTTGTATTCCCTGGATGGGCGACTGCTATCAAACTACAGTGCTTATGAATGGTCACTGGGAATTAAATCAGTGGCCTGGAGTCCCAGCAGCCAGTTTCTAGCCATCGGCAGCTACGATGAGAAG GTTCGGATCCTAAACCACATCACCTGGAAGAAGCTTATCGAGTTTGAGCATCCAGCTACGATCGCCAACTCCAAAGCT GTGGTGTACAGAGAAGTGGAGAAAAGGCCTGTTGTCGGCACTGAGGATTTGTCCAGTCATCAGATCGCCATGACAAGCCCTCTATTCAACACACAGAGCAAAT ATGAGATCGCTTCGTTGCCAGTCCAGGTGTCGGTGGTGAAGCCTGATCCAGATCGTGCCAACCCCAAAATCGGAATCTCGGCTGTTGCGTTCAGTTCAGACAATCGCTACCTTGCCACAAAAAATG ACAGCATGGCacagtgtgtgtggctgtgggACATGCAGAGGCTCAGCCTGCAGGCTGTACTGGAACACACTTCAGCTGTGCGCTGCTTCGCCTGGGATCCGCGCAGGCCACGCCTGGCACTCTGCACCGGAAACGCCAAACTCTATCTGTGGTCCCCCGCCAGATGTGTCTCGGTCAAAGTGCAAGTGGAAGGTGTCG ATAAGTGGTGA
- the wrap73 gene encoding WD repeat-containing protein WRAP73 isoform X1, translated as MNFSELLKQSNQLCRLSPDGKYLATCVQYRLVVRDVRNLQILQLYTCLDQVAHMEWSSDSLFILCAMYKRGLVQVWSLEQPDWRCKIDEGSIGLVSSRWSPDGRHILNTTEFHLRITVWSLCNKSVSYIKYPKSCQKGLDFSADGRYMALAERRDCKDYISIFVCDDWHLLRHFETESQDLAGVEWSPNGCVLAVWDASLEYKILLYSLDGRLLSNYSAYEWSLGIKSVAWSPSSQFLAIGSYDEKVRILNHITWKKLIEFEHPATIANSKAVVYREVEKRPVVGTEDLSSHQIAMTSPLFNTQSKYEIASLPVQVSVVKPDPDRANPKIGISAVAFSSDNRYLATKNDSMAQCVWLWDMQRLSLQAVLEHTSAVRCFAWDPRRPRLALCTGNAKLYLWSPARCVSVKVQVEGVGLQVQSLFWHCDGESLILLGKDQLCVCYMDTDEDK; from the exons ATGAATTTCTCCGAGCTCTTGAAGCAATCTAACCAGCTGTGCAGACTCTCGCCTGATGGAAAGTATTTG GCCACCTGTGTTCAGTATCGCCTGGTAGTGCGGGATGTCAGGAATCTGCAGATATTGCAGCTTTACACCTGTCTGGACCAGGTGGCGCACATGGAGTGGTCTTCAGACTCCCTCTTCATCCTTTGTGCGATGTACAAAAGAGGGCTTGTGCAG GTGTGGTCTCTGGAGCAGCCAGACTGGCGTTGTAAGATAGACGAGGGCTCGATCGGACTCGTCTCCTCACGCTGGAGTCCAGACGGACGTCACATACTCAACACCACCGAGTTTCAC TTAAGAATCACCGTCTGGTCCCTTTGCAACAAATCTGTTTCCTACATCAAATACCCGAAATCCTGTCAGaaag GGTTGGACTTCAGTGCCGACGGACGCTACATGGCCCTAGCTGAGCGAAGAGACTGCAAAGATTACATTAGTATATTTGTTTGTGATGACTGGCATCTTCTCAGG CATTTTGAGACGGAATCCCAGGATCTAGCGGGCGTGGAGTGGTCTCCTAATGGCTGTGTGCTTGCGGTGTGGGATGCCTCTCTTGAG TACAAAATATTGTTGTATTCCCTGGATGGGCGACTGCTATCAAACTACAGTGCTTATGAATGGTCACTGGGAATTAAATCAGTGGCCTGGAGTCCCAGCAGCCAGTTTCTAGCCATCGGCAGCTACGATGAGAAG GTTCGGATCCTAAACCACATCACCTGGAAGAAGCTTATCGAGTTTGAGCATCCAGCTACGATCGCCAACTCCAAAGCT GTGGTGTACAGAGAAGTGGAGAAAAGGCCTGTTGTCGGCACTGAGGATTTGTCCAGTCATCAGATCGCCATGACAAGCCCTCTATTCAACACACAGAGCAAAT ATGAGATCGCTTCGTTGCCAGTCCAGGTGTCGGTGGTGAAGCCTGATCCAGATCGTGCCAACCCCAAAATCGGAATCTCGGCTGTTGCGTTCAGTTCAGACAATCGCTACCTTGCCACAAAAAATG ACAGCATGGCacagtgtgtgtggctgtgggACATGCAGAGGCTCAGCCTGCAGGCTGTACTGGAACACACTTCAGCTGTGCGCTGCTTCGCCTGGGATCCGCGCAGGCCACGCCTGGCACTCTGCACCGGAAACGCCAAACTCTATCTGTGGTCCCCCGCCAGATGTGTCTCGGTCAAAGTGCAAGTGGAAGGTGTCG GTTTACAGGTGCAGTCACTCTTCTGGCACTGCGATGGAGAATCTCTGATCCTGCTGGGGAAAGATCAGCTTTGTGTCTGTTACATGGATACAGATGAGGATAAATGA